One stretch of Xanthomonas sp. DAR 35659 DNA includes these proteins:
- a CDS encoding PepSY-associated TM helix domain-containing protein, whose product MPSAPPSTATVSATAPDLAAAQQRRGFWLRTLHQWHWISSALCLIGMLAFAATGLTLNHAARIEAKPQVVERTAQLPAALLQRLGGQTDGDAPLPRPVSAWLERELDVRVGRRAAEWSADEIYLALPGPGSDAWLSIDRGNGAVAYERTERGWISYFNDLHKGRNAGPAWGWFIDLFAVACLVFCFTGLFLLQLHARQRRMTWPMVGLGLLIPLLIALLLIH is encoded by the coding sequence ATGCCCTCGGCCCCGCCCTCGACCGCCACGGTCTCCGCCACCGCTCCCGACCTGGCCGCTGCCCAGCAGCGCCGCGGCTTCTGGCTGCGCACGCTGCACCAGTGGCACTGGATCAGCTCGGCGCTGTGCCTGATCGGCATGCTGGCGTTCGCCGCCACCGGGCTCACCCTCAACCACGCCGCACGCATCGAAGCCAAGCCGCAGGTCGTCGAACGCACTGCGCAGTTGCCGGCGGCGCTGCTGCAGCGGCTCGGCGGCCAGACCGATGGCGACGCGCCGTTGCCGCGGCCGGTGTCGGCCTGGCTGGAGCGCGAGCTGGACGTGCGTGTGGGCCGGCGCGCGGCCGAATGGTCGGCCGACGAGATCTACCTGGCGCTGCCGGGGCCCGGCAGCGACGCCTGGCTGAGCATCGACCGCGGCAACGGCGCGGTCGCCTACGAGCGCACCGAGCGCGGCTGGATCTCCTACTTCAACGACCTGCACAAGGGCCGCAATGCCGGCCCGGCCTGGGGCTGGTTCATCGACCTGTTCGCGGTGGCGTGCCTGGTGTTCTGCTTCACCGGCCTATTCCTGCTGCAGTTGCACGCGCGGCAACGGCGCATGACCTGGCCGATGGTCGGGCTGGGCTTGCTGATTCCGTTGCTGATCGCGCTGTTGCTGATCCACTGA
- a CDS encoding Fe2+-dependent dioxygenase has protein sequence MLLHIPDILGADEVARFRQALDGADWTDGRETVGAQGAQVKRNLQLPDASPLKHELGQAVLNALARSPLYFAAALPLRTIPPRFNRYQDGGEYGFHVDGAVMTQAATATQPALTLRTDLSCTLFLSAPEEYDGGELVISDTYGEHEVKLPAGDLVLYPSSSLHRVLPVTRGARLASFFWVQSLVRDASRRQLLLELDTAIQGLTASAADPAALLRLSNVYHNLLRDWSET, from the coding sequence ATGCTGCTGCACATCCCCGACATCCTCGGCGCCGACGAAGTCGCGCGCTTCCGCCAGGCGCTCGATGGCGCCGACTGGACCGACGGCCGCGAGACGGTCGGCGCGCAGGGCGCGCAGGTCAAGCGCAACCTGCAACTGCCCGACGCCTCGCCGCTGAAGCACGAACTCGGCCAGGCGGTGCTCAACGCGCTGGCGCGCAGCCCGCTGTACTTCGCCGCCGCGCTGCCGCTGCGCACCATCCCGCCACGCTTCAACCGCTACCAGGACGGCGGCGAATACGGCTTCCACGTCGATGGCGCGGTGATGACCCAGGCCGCCACCGCCACCCAGCCGGCGCTGACCCTGCGCACCGACCTGTCCTGCACCTTGTTCCTGTCCGCGCCGGAGGAGTACGACGGCGGCGAACTGGTCATCAGCGACACCTACGGCGAGCACGAGGTCAAGCTGCCGGCCGGCGACCTGGTGCTGTATCCGTCCAGCAGCCTGCATCGCGTGCTGCCGGTCACCCGCGGCGCGCGCCTGGCCTCGTTCTTCTGGGTGCAGAGCCTGGTGCGCGACGCCAGCCGCCGGCAATTGCTGCTGGAACTGGACACCGCGATCCAGGGCTTGACCGCGTCCGCGGCCGACCCGGCGGCGCTGCTGCGGCTGAGCAACGTCTACCACAACCTGCTGCGCGACTGGTCCGAGACATGA